A section of the Pelagicoccus albus genome encodes:
- a CDS encoding SGNH/GDSL hydrolase family protein: MRLAPHSRLLFIGDSITDSGRERKSHASPWEDPGGLGFGYVEFVNAMLQSRWPERKIRVLNRGLGGNTIRDLAGRWKRDVLDLRPDWLSIKIGINDVWRQFDSPRSPHVHVLPEEFQATYRQLLEATRDRLKGLIIISPYHIESDRHDPMRRRMDEYRKMTQTIASEFDAIYVDSQLEMDRLMEHIAPQLIAEDKIHPNSIGHMALAQAVCCALES, translated from the coding sequence ATGCGATTAGCTCCCCATTCAAGGCTTCTTTTTATTGGCGACTCGATTACCGATTCGGGTCGTGAGCGAAAATCTCACGCTTCGCCTTGGGAAGATCCAGGAGGATTAGGCTTTGGTTACGTAGAGTTCGTAAACGCCATGCTTCAATCCCGCTGGCCTGAGCGAAAAATTCGTGTTCTTAATCGGGGCTTAGGTGGCAACACCATTCGCGATCTTGCCGGGCGATGGAAACGAGACGTTCTAGACCTTCGTCCCGACTGGCTTTCAATCAAGATCGGTATCAACGACGTCTGGCGGCAATTCGATTCCCCTCGCTCGCCTCATGTGCATGTGTTGCCCGAAGAATTCCAAGCCACCTACCGACAACTCCTGGAGGCGACCCGAGATCGCCTGAAAGGGCTCATCATCATCTCCCCCTACCACATCGAAAGCGATCGGCACGATCCCATGCGACGACGCATGGACGAGTATCGGAAGATGACCCAAACAATCGCCTCTGAGTTTGACGCCATCTACGTGGACAGCCAGCTTGAGATGGACCGGCTGATGGAACACATCGCCCCCCAGCTTATCGCAGAAGACAAGATCCATCCCAATTCCATCGGGCACATGGCACTAGCTCAGGCAGTCTGCTGTGCTCTGGAGAGCTAG
- a CDS encoding glycoside hydrolase family 2 TIM barrel-domain containing protein — protein MKRPLVASLLFLVSALRFGLVTAHATEVDPINFGWRFAEGEFPAAADSDFDDSEWESVDLPHDWAIHSDFDPEGDPNTAKLPWKGEGWYRKQFELPKAAKGKRLQFIFDGVMANPVVYLNGVEVGSWVYGYNSFHIDATEAARFGEVNTLAVHVDTRGHHSRWYPGAGIYRKIGMRLVEPVHVPVWGVQVTTPRIDETGASSRVEVELANSTGKSRKVWLEVELLDPAGDVVASERREIRVKEDLEVASFNFELAEALRWDVEHPHRYTARVKLGAKGADTQIVDTKFGFRVFEWTADDGFYLNGRRLELKGVNEHHTQGMLGAAFFPRTLERKFELLRDMGVNALRTSHNPEAPEVLEMCDRLGIVVFNELYDKWGPTGGVAVDTETFVNEHAEKEVRNFVRRDRNHPSVMIWSVANEDGAILSNRDGKSAQHVARMVDYFRKYDSTRPTTMGCHMAGGARREWGVFDSLDTSGWNYSQRYMNFRKNYPEKPIIYSETASAFGTRGHYELDLPESKIDFGDDGYLSAYIMTAAPWGDIPEHEFERMRKHRYLNGDFVWTGFDYLGEPTPLRGTNSPPELMLEARSSYFGIIDLAGLPKDTFYLYRSQWNETEPTVHLSPHWNWKEGDEVPVFVYTSGDEAELFLNGRSLGRKAKLDPDALQSGNLGYQKPSYASSAEVFQDAGGNVLKDNTSDKAFDGNPDTRWCAADGSFPQSLQVDLGESTSAKLARIRWERNASDYTFSVEGSQDGETWTELDLSFENNGNVSIASLQEIESRFWRLNVKAVAGDAWASVREFEILEDADASSNPYYDIVDAYRIRFFDVPFERGTLEVVAYEDGVEIGRDSVVTAGEGVRLQLIADREEIAADGMDLCYVTVQLVDNAGNLCPWAMNTLTFEVEGPATFMGVANGDATEMDGLTDLQHPLFYGQAVAVLRSKPGEMGEVTLRVSSEGVESGSLVVSAQ, from the coding sequence ATGAAAAGACCCCTTGTTGCCTCGCTTTTGTTCTTAGTTTCCGCCCTTCGCTTTGGCCTAGTCACAGCTCATGCGACCGAGGTGGATCCGATCAATTTTGGTTGGCGTTTTGCGGAGGGCGAATTCCCGGCTGCGGCTGATAGCGATTTCGATGATTCTGAGTGGGAGTCGGTCGATTTGCCGCATGACTGGGCGATTCATTCCGATTTCGATCCGGAAGGAGATCCGAATACTGCTAAGTTGCCTTGGAAGGGGGAGGGCTGGTATCGCAAGCAATTTGAGCTGCCCAAAGCGGCGAAAGGAAAACGGCTTCAATTCATTTTCGACGGAGTTATGGCGAACCCTGTCGTTTATTTGAATGGCGTAGAAGTCGGGTCGTGGGTGTATGGATACAACTCGTTTCATATCGATGCTACGGAGGCGGCACGATTTGGGGAGGTAAATACTTTGGCAGTCCACGTGGACACTCGCGGTCATCACTCGCGTTGGTATCCGGGAGCAGGGATCTACCGTAAGATCGGTATGCGGCTTGTTGAGCCAGTCCATGTCCCAGTTTGGGGAGTTCAAGTAACGACACCGAGAATTGATGAAACTGGAGCGAGCTCACGAGTGGAAGTAGAACTTGCTAATTCAACTGGGAAATCCCGTAAGGTTTGGCTGGAAGTGGAGCTGCTAGATCCGGCCGGGGACGTGGTTGCGAGTGAGCGTAGAGAGATTCGCGTGAAGGAAGATTTGGAGGTTGCGTCTTTTAATTTCGAGTTAGCAGAAGCGTTGCGTTGGGATGTGGAGCATCCGCATCGCTACACGGCTCGGGTGAAGCTTGGAGCGAAGGGGGCGGATACTCAAATTGTCGATACGAAGTTTGGTTTTCGAGTTTTCGAATGGACCGCGGATGATGGCTTTTATCTCAACGGTCGCCGTCTGGAACTGAAGGGTGTAAATGAGCACCATACGCAGGGGATGTTGGGAGCTGCCTTCTTTCCTCGCACCTTGGAGCGCAAGTTTGAGCTTTTGCGGGACATGGGTGTGAACGCTTTGCGAACCTCTCATAACCCTGAAGCTCCCGAGGTGCTCGAGATGTGCGATAGGCTTGGAATTGTAGTCTTCAATGAACTGTACGACAAGTGGGGCCCTACCGGTGGGGTCGCGGTGGATACGGAGACGTTTGTGAATGAGCACGCCGAAAAGGAGGTTCGCAATTTCGTACGCAGGGACCGGAATCATCCGAGCGTCATGATCTGGTCGGTGGCCAACGAGGATGGTGCGATCTTGTCGAACCGGGACGGAAAGTCGGCCCAGCACGTGGCTCGCATGGTGGACTACTTTCGAAAATACGACAGCACACGTCCTACCACGATGGGCTGCCACATGGCGGGTGGGGCTCGCCGGGAATGGGGCGTGTTTGATTCTTTGGATACGTCGGGCTGGAACTATTCCCAGCGCTATATGAACTTCCGGAAGAACTATCCCGAAAAGCCAATTATCTACAGCGAGACCGCTTCGGCTTTCGGAACTCGCGGGCACTACGAATTGGACTTGCCCGAATCCAAAATCGATTTCGGAGACGATGGTTACTTGAGTGCCTACATTATGACGGCGGCTCCTTGGGGAGACATTCCTGAGCATGAGTTCGAACGCATGCGGAAGCACCGTTACCTGAATGGGGATTTCGTTTGGACTGGATTTGATTATCTTGGAGAGCCTACTCCCTTGCGTGGGACGAATTCGCCTCCGGAGCTCATGCTCGAAGCTCGCAGCAGCTATTTTGGAATCATCGATTTAGCCGGTTTGCCGAAAGATACATTCTACTTGTATCGCAGTCAGTGGAACGAGACGGAACCGACCGTGCACCTCTCTCCGCATTGGAATTGGAAAGAGGGGGACGAGGTTCCTGTGTTTGTATACACCAGTGGAGACGAGGCCGAACTCTTCTTGAATGGCCGTAGCCTCGGCCGCAAAGCGAAGTTGGATCCAGACGCGCTGCAATCAGGAAATCTTGGATACCAAAAGCCGAGCTATGCCAGTAGTGCGGAGGTATTTCAAGATGCGGGTGGCAATGTGCTGAAGGACAATACTTCTGATAAAGCTTTCGATGGAAATCCGGATACGCGTTGGTGCGCGGCGGACGGAAGCTTTCCTCAATCGCTGCAAGTCGATCTCGGGGAATCTACTTCGGCCAAGCTTGCCCGTATACGCTGGGAACGAAATGCGTCGGATTACACTTTTTCCGTTGAGGGGTCGCAAGATGGAGAGACTTGGACGGAGCTGGATTTGTCTTTTGAGAACAATGGAAATGTATCCATTGCCTCATTGCAGGAGATCGAGTCCCGGTTTTGGCGTTTGAATGTCAAAGCCGTGGCTGGGGATGCGTGGGCGAGTGTGCGGGAGTTCGAAATCTTGGAGGACGCGGATGCCAGCTCGAACCCCTATTACGACATAGTGGATGCCTACCGTATCCGCTTTTTCGATGTCCCGTTTGAAAGAGGGACGCTCGAAGTGGTCGCGTATGAGGACGGTGTTGAGATTGGTCGCGACTCAGTGGTGACAGCGGGAGAGGGTGTTCGTTTGCAGCTGATTGCTGATCGCGAGGAAATCGCGGCTGATGGCATGGATCTCTGTTACGTGACAGTACAGCTAGTTGACAATGCTGGGAATCTCTGCCCTTGGGCTATGAATACACTCACCTTCGAGGTGGAAGGACCGGCTACGTTTATGGGGGTAGCCAACGGAGATGCCACCGAGATGGATGGGCTCACCGACTTGCAGCACCCTCTTTTCTACGGGCAAGCAGTGGCAGTGCTACGCAGCAAGCCAGGCGAAATGGGGGAGGTTACGCTACGAGTATCGTCCGAGGGAGTGGAATCCGGTTCTCTCGTGGTTTCTGCCCAGTAA
- a CDS encoding ABC transporter ATP-binding protein — protein MTQEPEEEFSSKIDLNLWKRIFRFALNHKRLLIPLTLSALVLSLIDAAFPIVTMMAVDIVENEGVPKDLLPVAGIYFGLTLGLAGLVYLFIRCAGGISHHIAFDIKRDCFKRLQELEFSFYDKQPTGWLISRLTADCDRLSRILAWGFLDLMWGSFFVLAMSITMLILNWKLALIVLATIPPLVAVSIYFQRKMLLTSRQIRKHNARITASYNEGIAGVKTTKTLGRETENLNEFEGMSTDMYSASVHRALLSAIYLPLVMIIGSIGSGLALWYGGLNVLSEAITLGTLVAFISYAGNFFHPINQIAQIMAEIQGAQAAGERVMSLLATEPKIRDSEQVSEKIHSHSTSNNQSEATAIDGHESYIRDIDFSDVTFSYDRKNTVLNKFNLTVKRGQTIALVGPSGGGKSTIISLVSRFYEPVEGEIRFNGIDYRERSLAWLQAQLGIVLQTPHLFNGSVMENIRYGRLDATPEEVREAATLVNAHDFIMKLEDGYDTVIGEGGARLSTGERQLISFARALIADPQIFIMDEATSSIDTETEKLIQDGMQRVFKGRISFVIAHRLSTIRSADQILVISKGEIEEQGTHAELLAQRGHYYHLYVNQFRREGEENALEAG, from the coding sequence ATGACACAAGAACCAGAAGAAGAATTCAGCTCGAAAATCGACCTGAATCTCTGGAAACGGATCTTCCGTTTCGCTCTTAACCACAAGCGCCTGCTGATTCCGCTCACTCTGAGCGCATTGGTGCTCAGCCTGATCGACGCGGCCTTTCCCATCGTTACTATGATGGCTGTCGACATCGTCGAAAATGAAGGCGTACCCAAAGACTTGCTACCAGTCGCTGGCATCTACTTTGGTCTGACACTCGGCTTGGCTGGGCTCGTCTATTTGTTTATCCGCTGCGCGGGTGGCATCTCTCACCATATCGCTTTCGACATCAAACGAGACTGCTTCAAACGGCTCCAGGAGCTGGAGTTTTCCTTCTACGACAAGCAGCCTACCGGTTGGCTTATCTCTCGATTGACCGCAGACTGTGACCGTCTGTCTCGTATTCTGGCATGGGGTTTTCTCGACCTGATGTGGGGCAGCTTTTTCGTTTTGGCCATGTCGATAACCATGCTTATCCTCAACTGGAAGCTGGCCCTAATCGTACTGGCTACCATTCCACCTCTGGTCGCAGTTAGTATCTACTTCCAGCGAAAGATGCTGCTTACTTCGCGACAAATCCGGAAGCACAACGCACGCATCACCGCTTCCTACAACGAAGGGATAGCTGGCGTCAAAACCACCAAAACCTTAGGCCGCGAGACGGAAAACCTAAACGAGTTCGAAGGCATGTCCACAGATATGTATTCAGCTTCTGTACACCGTGCCCTGCTTAGCGCAATCTACCTGCCTCTGGTTATGATCATCGGTAGCATCGGTTCAGGTTTAGCCCTCTGGTACGGCGGACTCAATGTCTTGTCCGAGGCCATCACTCTGGGAACGTTGGTCGCCTTCATTAGCTACGCGGGCAACTTCTTCCACCCGATCAATCAGATCGCTCAGATCATGGCAGAAATCCAAGGAGCACAAGCGGCAGGCGAACGGGTAATGAGCCTTTTGGCCACCGAGCCGAAGATTCGCGATTCGGAGCAGGTAAGCGAAAAAATCCATAGCCACTCAACTTCGAATAATCAATCCGAAGCCACAGCCATCGACGGACACGAAAGCTACATACGAGATATCGATTTCTCGGATGTCACCTTTTCCTACGATCGCAAAAACACGGTTCTGAATAAGTTCAATCTGACGGTGAAGCGTGGGCAGACCATTGCCTTGGTCGGACCCTCTGGTGGAGGTAAAAGTACGATCATTTCACTCGTATCCAGATTTTACGAACCGGTCGAAGGTGAAATTCGATTCAATGGCATCGACTATAGGGAGAGGAGTCTGGCTTGGTTGCAGGCCCAGCTCGGCATCGTTCTGCAGACACCTCACCTCTTCAATGGCTCAGTCATGGAAAACATCCGCTACGGACGTCTAGATGCAACTCCGGAGGAAGTTCGGGAAGCGGCCACCCTAGTAAATGCCCACGACTTCATTATGAAATTGGAAGACGGATACGACACAGTGATTGGCGAAGGAGGAGCTCGTCTTTCCACCGGAGAGCGGCAGCTGATCTCCTTCGCTCGCGCCCTCATTGCGGATCCACAGATCTTCATCATGGATGAAGCGACCTCTTCGATCGACACGGAAACCGAAAAACTGATACAGGATGGAATGCAGCGGGTCTTCAAGGGCCGCATTAGTTTTGTCATCGCTCACCGGCTTTCCACGATTCGATCTGCCGACCAAATCCTAGTAATCTCCAAAGGAGAGATCGAGGAACAAGGCACGCACGCAGAGCTACTGGCCCAACGTGGACATTACTATCACCTGTACGTTAACCAATTCCGCCGCGAGGGGGAAGAAAACGCCCTAGAAGCGGGGTAA
- a CDS encoding alpha/beta hydrolase-fold protein has product MKQFSIIVISLSAAFTVSSCSHQSPETAASDASTTWDQSYGGVDKSYDAQLLQLREEIAPKFKNLTFHDETTGSSMDYNLYVPENYQADRSYPLVMFMADASTVGKGAIAPLMQGYGGIIWATQESQAKTPSFVLVPSYRGPDWVVNDDWETSPEVDLTLKVLKSVVSEYSIDEDRIYTTGQSMGGMISFYLNATHPDLFAASLFVGSQWDVDVLSPLAEMSFLYVVSAGDQKASGGMEELGELLSSKGVEFGQTEFSAKLSDAEKNEKVSSLLKNGLPINFIRFSEGTVPPSSNSHGGAEHMYSFDYAYQLEPARDWLLQQSKAD; this is encoded by the coding sequence ATGAAACAATTCTCTATCATAGTAATTTCTCTCTCGGCAGCATTTACAGTCTCCAGCTGCTCACATCAGAGCCCCGAAACAGCGGCCTCGGACGCTTCCACTACTTGGGATCAATCCTACGGTGGAGTGGATAAAAGCTATGATGCCCAGCTTTTGCAGCTGCGCGAAGAGATCGCTCCAAAATTCAAGAATTTGACATTCCACGACGAAACGACGGGCTCGAGCATGGACTACAACCTGTACGTCCCCGAGAATTACCAAGCCGACCGAAGCTACCCTTTGGTGATGTTCATGGCTGATGCAAGTACGGTAGGAAAAGGAGCCATCGCCCCACTCATGCAGGGCTACGGTGGTATAATCTGGGCAACGCAGGAGAGCCAGGCGAAGACTCCGTCTTTCGTCCTCGTACCCTCCTATCGCGGACCAGACTGGGTCGTAAACGATGATTGGGAGACAAGCCCAGAGGTAGATCTAACTTTGAAAGTACTAAAATCAGTAGTTTCTGAATACAGCATCGACGAGGACAGGATCTACACTACCGGTCAATCGATGGGAGGTATGATCTCATTTTACTTAAACGCAACTCATCCTGACCTCTTTGCCGCAAGCCTCTTTGTCGGAAGCCAGTGGGACGTCGACGTACTTTCGCCACTCGCCGAAATGAGCTTCTTGTATGTCGTTTCAGCCGGAGACCAAAAAGCCTCGGGCGGAATGGAAGAACTCGGCGAGCTGCTCTCAAGCAAAGGCGTCGAATTCGGACAAACCGAATTCTCGGCCAAACTTAGTGACGCTGAAAAAAACGAGAAGGTATCTTCCTTGCTGAAGAATGGCCTTCCCATCAATTTCATCCGGTTCAGCGAGGGCACCGTACCTCCATCTAGTAACTCTCACGGCGGCGCGGAGCACATGTACTCTTTCGATTACGCCTACCAATTAGAACCGGCGAGAGATTGGCTACTCCAACAATCTAAGGCCGACTAA
- a CDS encoding VOC family protein encodes MKIEHFAINVKDPVAVADWYVENFNMSIARKMDEAPFTHFLKDSVGDVMVEIYNNPKNEVPDYASMNPLLLHLAFVSVNPEADRERLEAAEATFAEEVKLPDGSHLIMMRDPWGFSVQLCKRGEPML; translated from the coding sequence ATGAAAATCGAACATTTCGCAATCAACGTGAAGGACCCCGTCGCAGTGGCCGACTGGTACGTCGAAAACTTCAACATGAGCATCGCCCGCAAGATGGACGAGGCACCCTTTACCCACTTTCTCAAGGACTCCGTCGGCGATGTTATGGTCGAGATCTACAACAACCCGAAGAACGAAGTCCCCGACTACGCCAGCATGAACCCGTTGCTGCTGCACCTCGCATTCGTATCAGTGAATCCTGAAGCAGATCGGGAGCGTCTGGAAGCGGCAGAAGCCACCTTCGCAGAAGAGGTGAAACTCCCCGACGGTTCCCACCTCATAATGATGAGAGACCCGTGGGGCTTTTCGGTCCAGCTCTGCAAGCGTGGCGAACCTATGCTCTAG